In the genome of Candidatus Deferrimicrobiaceae bacterium, the window CCCGCCACGCCGAAGGTCAGCCCCATGATCATCATCGCGATGTTCATCGTCCAGAAGCCGTACTTCCCGCGCCGGTCGTCGAAGACCTCGATCCCCTTGATCTTCGGCATCGCGAAGTAGAAGGTCGTGAGATTCAGGAGCGCGTAGGCGCCGAAGAACGCCAGGTGCCCGTGGGACACGGTGACCTGGGAGCCGTGCGTGTAGTAGTTGATCTGCGGCAGCGTGTGCGCGAAGCCCCACACCCCGGCGCCGATCATGTGGAAGACGGCGCAGCCGATCGCGTACGTCCAGACGAGCGGGTTGACGATCTGCGTCTTGCGCTCCTTGACGTGCATCATCGTGTCGATGACCATGAGCAGGATCGGCAGTGGCTCCAGCGCCGAGAAGATCCCCCCGATCCAGAACCAGTAGCGGGGGGCGCCGATCCAGTAGTAGTGATGCCCCGTCCCGGCGATTCCCGTGAACATGAAAAGGCCGATCTCGACGTAGAGCCACTTCTCCACGACGTGGCGGTCCACCCCGGTGAGTTTCATCAGGATGAACGCCAGGATCGCTCCGGTGACGAGCTCCCATGCCCCTTCGACCCAGAGGTGGATGACCCACCACCAGAAGTACCAGTCGATCACCTCGTTCCGGTAAAAGGGGATTCCGAACAGGTACAGGAGGGCCAGGAAGACCAGGCCGCCCAGCAGCGTC includes:
- a CDS encoding cbb3-type cytochrome c oxidase subunit I → MEYRSQKIAYWYFVAALPLFVLQVLLGLYLATSYAFTVPQEIVDVFSFATARAMHTNLLVLWMLLGFMGGAYYIVPEETKSEIYSPGLAYFQLAALLVTGVVALIGFFFGWTQGRPLLEIPRPLDLVVVVGALIFLFNIGMTMLKANRWTVIQGTLLGGLVFLALLYLFGIPFYRNEVIDWYFWWWVIHLWVEGAWELVTGAILAFILMKLTGVDRHVVEKWLYVEIGLFMFTGIAGTGHHYYWIGAPRYWFWIGGIFSALEPLPILLMVIDTMMHVKERKTQIVNPLVWTYAIGCAVFHMIGAGVWGFAHTLPQINYYTHGSQVTVSHGHLAFFGAYALLNLTTFYFAMPKIKGIEVFDDRRGKYGFWTMNIAMMIMGLTFGVAG